Proteins from a genomic interval of Mycolicibacterium madagascariense:
- a CDS encoding C40 family peptidase gives MSLQGLVDATATSLDGARALFGQPVPASGLPSTSGLQSLKTDLRAAVDTVPASWSGGGGEGYKTAGGNGVAALDNVVGADRGVGPQVVTASNESRDGRSGMNNVVSDTRAGVNAIAPSTDTPAGKTVLVNHLEGQLDRAKALLTKSEQRNIALANMIRASGGGYGARPMGGGGMPMGGMPMPGGMGGGAMSGLGDLPGMLSGLGGSPGEGSASLHGRHSTGLGLPSSAASRAVAYAKSKLGAPYVWGATGPNQFDCSGLVQAAYAEAGIRLPRTTYQLVNAGQAVPRGDIQEGDLILCNWSAPGTPEHVMMAVSPTMAVEAPTAGQTVKFSPIPSGHIEVRRVA, from the coding sequence ATGTCCTTGCAGGGCCTGGTTGACGCCACGGCGACGTCGCTCGATGGTGCGCGGGCGTTGTTTGGTCAGCCGGTTCCGGCGTCGGGGTTGCCTTCGACGAGCGGGTTGCAGAGCCTCAAGACCGATTTGCGGGCGGCGGTGGACACGGTGCCGGCGAGCTGGAGTGGTGGTGGGGGAGAGGGCTATAAGACCGCCGGTGGCAATGGGGTCGCGGCGTTGGACAACGTGGTCGGCGCTGATCGGGGGGTGGGGCCGCAGGTGGTGACGGCCTCGAATGAGTCCCGTGATGGTCGGTCGGGGATGAACAACGTGGTCTCGGACACCAGGGCGGGGGTCAACGCGATCGCCCCGAGCACCGACACTCCGGCGGGTAAGACGGTGCTGGTCAATCATCTGGAAGGCCAGCTCGACCGCGCCAAAGCCCTGCTCACCAAATCCGAGCAACGAAACATCGCGTTGGCGAACATGATTCGCGCGTCTGGTGGTGGTTACGGGGCCCGCCCGATGGGCGGTGGCGGCATGCCCATGGGTGGCATGCCCATGCCCGGCGGCATGGGCGGCGGCGCGATGTCCGGCCTCGGTGATCTACCCGGAATGCTGTCGGGACTCGGCGGCTCCCCCGGCGAGGGTTCGGCTTCGCTACACGGTCGTCACTCCACGGGCCTCGGCCTGCCCAGCAGCGCCGCGTCCCGCGCTGTCGCCTACGCCAAATCCAAGCTCGGCGCCCCCTACGTGTGGGGCGCCACCGGGCCCAACCAGTTCGACTGCTCCGGGCTGGTGCAGGCGGCCTACGCCGAGGCCGGCATCCGGCTGCCCCGGACGACCTACCAATTGGTCAACGCTGGCCAGGCGGTCCCTCGCGGAGACATCCAAGAGGGCGATCTGATCCTGTGCAACTGGTCGGCACCCGGCACCCCCGAGCACGTCATGATGGCCGTTTCCCCGACCATGGCCGTCGAAGCGCCCACAGCAGGACAGACAGTCAAATTCTCGCCCATCCCGAGCGGGCACATCGAGGTACGCCGCGTCGCCTAA
- a CDS encoding helix-turn-helix domain-containing protein, translating to MDGGTDEDAGETTPASGDALDPSLARLRDCVARRRAELGLSQRALADLAGVSLGTATRLERGAGPPRVSTVPKLEDALQWPRGTFQAIRDGEDPPKVPPRDPAGGVDRTEALQQRLAAAGGMRSATQYGQALSIASAVVAITAVCLEVLTSELNDPGARAAALDALDANMRKMETLIAASLPDAESFDDAIAVMREVHESRASIQKAAESLG from the coding sequence GTGGACGGCGGCACCGACGAGGACGCAGGCGAAACGACGCCTGCCAGCGGTGATGCTCTCGATCCGTCCTTGGCGCGACTGCGGGACTGTGTGGCGCGCCGCCGCGCCGAACTGGGGCTTTCGCAGCGGGCGCTGGCTGACCTCGCCGGGGTGTCGCTGGGTACGGCGACCAGGCTCGAACGGGGCGCAGGCCCTCCGCGAGTGAGCACTGTGCCGAAGTTGGAGGACGCGCTGCAGTGGCCACGCGGGACGTTTCAGGCCATTCGCGACGGAGAAGATCCGCCGAAGGTTCCGCCGCGCGATCCGGCCGGCGGCGTCGATCGCACCGAAGCTCTACAGCAGCGTCTAGCGGCGGCCGGGGGCATGCGTAGCGCCACGCAGTACGGCCAGGCGTTGTCGATCGCCTCGGCCGTCGTGGCGATCACCGCGGTGTGCCTTGAGGTGCTCACCAGCGAATTGAACGATCCGGGCGCCCGCGCTGCCGCGCTCGACGCGCTCGATGCGAACATGCGCAAGATGGAAACCCTGATCGCGGCCAGCTTGCCCGACGCGGAATCCTTCGATGACGCCATCGCGGTGATGCGCGAGGTGCACGAAAGCCGCGCCTCCATCCAGAAGGCCGCCGAATCGCTGGGATGA